The nucleotide window GGGCCCACTGTTTTTGGAAGCAAAATACCCCCATAGTTGTTCTTCCAAATTGTATGTGAGTTTCCATTATCCACTCCCTGGCTGTCCCAACTCCCCCCTATCCCTGTGCACACCCAGCACTCACTTGTGGGACCACTGGAGTTTCATCCCAGACTGGGTGGAGAAAGCCTGCACCATTTCCTGCTGCTCCTGGGAGAGGGTGGGCATGGAGCTGGAGCAGGGTGTAGGCATTGGAATGGACAAGGTGCTCTGTGTCTCTTTGGAGCTGGTTTCCCGCACAAACAGCTCATCATTCACGATGCACACACTGGAGGAAAAATGCACCCTCAAACAGTTGGACATATAAACAACCCCGCACCCCCAACAACGAGACCCTCCTTAACCATTGCCACTCAGCAACCAAACTCCCTCCATATCCTGACTGTGCCTGGCTCCCAGCTTCCTTGGCTGATACCACCTAACCCTCCCACAGAGCCCACCTTTGGAGAGAGGAGAGATTGTCTACCAGCTTCTCTGGATGTGTAGATTTAACCCAACTGCATTTACCCTGTACAACAGCCCAGGGAAGTGGATATGCTTATCCCCACTTTCAGAGGAAGgcactgagtcacagagaggtcAGGTAACTTGATCAAGGTCACATGGTTAGTGAGTGTTGGGGGTCAGGAAGAGAACCCGTATTtggactccagagcccacactcttaaACACTAAGCTAGACTGCGCCTCGGATCTACCTGTTGGCCTTCCACAATATTGAGAATACCTCGAGGACTACACCACTACATCCCCACACCACTGGCCCCAGGCTGGGATGGGTGTTCCCATCCACAACACAGAACTTACCTGGAATTCCTGCCAGGGGTAGTGATGAAGGTCCGGGTGAAGGCAAGAACAGAATCCTGACACTTTCCTTCCACTTCAAAGACAACAAAAAATTACCCCCTCAGAGTTGCACATGCTTTACTTGCTCACAAGGCATTCCCTAGGCAGCGTCTTACTTGATACTCATGCTGAAGGGAGCTGGACCGGAACAACTGCTCTCACTCGGAGTCAAGAGGGTGTGGCAGGAATGGGGAGAGCAACAATAGGAAAAATCCACTCCCAGTGATAGGGCCCCTATCATGTGCAGGGCCCTGTGAAAACCACTTCCCAAGTTCTCTCGATTCCTGTGTCCCAGTAGCCCAAGAGATGGGCATTATTGGCCCCACTTTGCAAATGAGGGAACTGAAGGGTGAAGTGACCGCCCCAAGTTTGCAGAGTAAGGACCCGGGATGAGAGCCATCAAGCTCCACAGCCTGTGTCCTTAACGTCTGAGCCATGCGGGGCAGACAGGCATGGACCTAGGTCAGACCAGGATGGTCTGTGGGCGGAGTGGGGGCTGGAGAACACAGAGGGAAGAATAGGATcgaaaagaatgaaatcagggAAGCTGGAAGAGTTCTGAGAGGAAGCCCggctggggcagggagcagtGTGGGACCTGGGAGGGGACTCTACAGACACTCACCTTCCTTGAACAGCCCACTGACAGAAAAGCAGAGCATCCTTTCCTGAAAGGGAAGAGCCCATGCGCTCAGGATCCTCCTTAACCTGCTACCCACCTCCGGTTTTCGGGGCCTGCCCGAGGGAGGAAGCAGGCACTTACCGTCTGGAACCACACGTCCACCAGGAAAGAGCTGAGGTCATGCTGAGTTTTGGGCAACACACTGAGGGAGTCCACGATGTCACGTTTTGTGTGCTTCAGCAGTTGTCTCCGCAGGTCTGTAAGGGGAGGAGAAGCAAAGATCGGGGGCTGACACTCCCTGGCCCTGGGCCCCTGTGAACATCCCCTTCACCTCCCCTTACCCTGCCCAGTCTTCCCCATCACACACTCACAGGGGTCCTTGAGCATTTTCAGATTCCTGCTTTCCTTGAAGTACTCGCACAAGCTGCTCCTAGGAGAGCAAGAGGCACAGGAAGTGGTGGTCCAGCTAGTGCAGGCATTTCTAGGAGCCGACCTGTGTCTGCTCAGGAGCCATGTGGCCCCGGAGCAGAGTCTCAGCCATGGTACTCACAAAGCAGGGTCCTTGGGGGTGTAGGGAATGGTCAGGGAGAAGCAGGCCTCCTCGTGGTAAGCATCCAGGAGAACCTGTCGGTCTCCATAGTCAAAGATCGAGTAATACCTGTGGGGGAGCAATGAGGGTAGGCTACCTCTGTAGTCTGCTTCCCAAATGAGATTTGAAATCTCCCATGAGCAGGCCCGTGCTTGGGTGGCCCAGCCCGTCCCAGTCCTCCCCTTCCTTGTGGTCCCAGGGGTACTTACTGCTGCAGGAATTGCAGGACTAGACTCTTTAGGGTCTCAAATCCTTTATGGCTTTCCTGGAATTGAAACACATTTTAGACTACACAGATGATAAAACCTCCCTTTAAGCACCCCACATCTTGCTTCATTCTTCTTCCTCACCTGGCAGGGTTTTACTAACTCAGGGACTTCAACGTCAGTGATCATTGGTGGAGAAAACTCTTGGCCATcctggagaagggaagaggaagttAGCAGTGGAGACCAGGGAGGTGGCGCTGGAGGACCAATGAGACGAACAGGCCCAGAGGGGAACAAGAGTCAGAGGCCAGTTGTGAAATAACTCTAGAAATTCCAGCGGGCATCTTCATTACAGGGTGCTGGAAGTCTCTACTATTATATGCCaacatctgtctctctctctctctctctctccccctccctccctccccccactctctgtctctctctccctcccccctccctcccctctgtttTTGGATATCTTTTTCAGGGAGAACATTCTTGCCTTTTTCAAGCATCCACATGTTCCAAAATGGATGAGAGTCTGATGCAAACATGTAATCTAGGCAAGACTCAAAGAGCTTGAGGGCAGGTGCGGAGGTCATGTACGTCAGTAAGAGTAACAGGAGACAATGATGACGCTAGGTACTTACCAGGCATAACAATTTGGGGAAATAATCGTGGATGGCACTgtccaaaaccaaaaacaaaacgaAGTGATTGACAGTTCAAGGTTGCATAATCaatctccatctctctctctctctctctctctctctctttccccacctctggttctcctccctcttcttcctcctggaCAGTCCCCACCTGGATTGCCCTGACTTCCTTCTCCAGTGCCACAATAAGTAGCAAACTGAGCCAGGCTCCAGGGATTCcttgccctccctgcctccctttccttcctccaggtCCCCACGGAAGGCTCCGCAGGGAGCAGGGAATGGGCTGGGAGTCCAGGGCTCTgctacctcactgggtgtccacCATTCCACTGGGTCTGCCTCTGGCTGACAGCAGCTCATCCCCCAGGGATGGCCCCAGGATGCTGGGGCAGAAAGGTGAGCAAGTCCAGGCTCAGGAGGTAGGGAAGGGAAGGTAGGGGGATGGCAGGAAGGGGTGTGAagatctgagagagagagatggggaagacgcaggagaggagaggccaaggagaaagaggaagcaaagcagaaggaaggaaaagaagctCTTCCATGGCAGTGGGGGTCAGGGAGGAAGAGATAAGAAAAGGGCTCCCCTGCGGCTGCCCTTTCCCTCACCTGCCCCTGGCTGGCCCTGGGAACTGAGGCAGGAATGGGAACCACATACCTGCTGGGCTGGGAGCCATTGGAAGCAGGTGGGGCCTCTGTCACCTGGGTGAGCCCAGTCTAAGCTGGGCATGGGAGACAGAGCAGCCACGGGGGCAGGAGACCTTCCCCCAGAAGGAGTGAAGTGTGAGGCTCCAGCTGAGCATGGGGTTGAGGGTCTGGGGCCCCCTCTCAGGATCACCACGTTCTTTCCTGATGGTCCTGGCCCAGCTGTGCCCATCTGAGCTGGCACCGTGCCCAAGGCGTCACTCCCATCTCGGGATACCCAGGGCTCCTCTGAAGGACCAGGCAGGATGGTGtgaggtgtggggggagggagaggcagtaCCCCGAGAGGCCTGGCCTCTGTCTCCTCAacctcctctgccctctgcctcccactcCTGCCGCGGGAAGCCCTCTGCTCACTGGCGGTGGCTCACttctggttcctcgatgcaaggaACCCAGGGTTCTCCCCAAGGAGGACCCAGCTCCCGCCACTGTGCCATAGGAACAGATGTCGTGAGGGCAGCCACCCAGTGcctcagccctcagccctcaGCATGGGGCAGGGAAGCCACCACGTCAGCCCAGGACAGGTGGGCGGGCCTTTATGGAGCAAGGGAAGGAGGGCCCCTCtcagaagaagggagggaaggccCATGTCAGCACGGAGGCAGGAAGGCCTGGCTCAGCATGGGGTCCTGGGCCACAGCATCCGGCCCAAGCCTGAACACCCTGGTCCTGGTGAGGAGGGGAGCCCTGCTTCCTGGTGCACATTCATGGAGGGCGTGCTGGAGGAGGCTGGGTGCAGAGAGGTGGGAAACACAGCCCCGGGCAGGGCAAAAGGGGAGCAGgttagggaagggaaggagaccTCTAAGCAGAGCTGAGGGACACagacagagaagagagggaggggccTGTGATCCTCCCTGAGGGCCACGGCTGCCTCCTCCTGCAGAAGGGCACTGTCAGGggcagctcagcctcccaggggGCGAAGGGGCCCTGGAAGGGTGACAGAGGTTACCACTGACCTTATGTAGGCGGACTGGTCTGGGAAGGTGCTGCACAAGGGGTTCCCTTCTAGCCACAGCCCTTCCAGCTTCAGCCCTTTGATCTTGTCCAACTCCCCCACCGTCTTCAGCTGAGAAGTATGAGGGAAAACAGGAAAGGTAGTCTCAGGGAAAGAGAGGCATCCGGGACCCTGGATCCCTcagtcctctcccttccccagaggtACCTCTGCCTGTCTGTTGTCATCACCCCGATGTGCACTACCACCCATCCTCCACCCAAACTTGATCTGGCTCTCTCCTCTCACCTCATTTTTGGAGAGGTTCAGGATCTTGACTTTGGGGGCTTTCTCTATAATGTCAGACAGGCCATCCAGCCGGTACAGTCTGTTGTTGCGCAAGTTCAAAGACAATAGCTTTTGGGTAAGAAGAGTTAATTAGAGTGACAGTTACTCTGTAGGGCCTTGGAGACAAACCTGCCCTCCACCCAGCCTCTTCCAGCCCCCTACCTAAGGCCTCACCTCAGGGAAATTCCTCTCAATGATCTGCAGGGTGGCAGCCATGCAGTTTCTTCGATTCAGGATTATGTCCATATCACACCCCACCAAGTCTTCAGAGAAGGGAATCAGAAGGCTGAGAGGGGTTCGCTTGGACCAGCGCCAGCACCGACCCCTCCCCAAGTTGACATCCCTGACTCTCCCACCCAGGCAGACCCCTCTGCTCTCACCTGCTCTAGAATCACTGCCGAAAGCCATACCTGGGTCAAAGCGGAGCTTCTGGAGGTCAAGAGCTTGCTGGAAGACATCATATCGTTTGTTCATGGTCAGCTGCAGAAATAGGGGTGGAGAGTGGCTCTGAGGCTATGCTGGTGGTGGTGACAGGGAGATCAGGGCCTGGGGCAAGAACAGGTGAGTCTAGGAAGTGGGCATACAATGTGCCTTGAGTCTGCATTACCTTTAGCTGCTCCATTTGTTCTGGCTTCAACTTATTTTGCACAGAGTAGGGTACAATAGAAGGATTGACAAAGATAGATATCTGTAGGAAGGAGAGGCAGGGTAAGCTCCAGGACCTCTAATCTCACAGAAGACGACCAGCCCGTGGCCTGTCCTCCTGCCCTGACACTAGGTACAGGGAATGCCCCGGGCACACACCTTTCGGTTCTGCTCATCGCAAATCTTGTAGCTGACATCCTTCAACGCAGAGGCAGTACGGGCATCCTGGACAAAGAACTGGGCCCTATTTTTGAAGTAGTGGAACTACGGGGAGGGAGTGAAGGCCAGAGCAACAGTGTCAGAGGCCAACAGCCCCTGCTGAGCCaggcctctccccctcccctgtgcCCATCCAACTGGCTTCACCATCCTCTCTTACATCGACCGGTGTCAAGGGGACACTGCAATGGCTCTGGATTGAGTTCATGAGCCATGTCCTTTCATACTTTATCCCATAAGGAATCTAaggatgaaaagaagaaaataggagagaagagagacacCACGGAATTAAACCTCGAGAACACACTCAGCCAGCAGTTCTCTTCCGACATTCTACCTAGCTTTAATGGGCTTCTAAAGAAGGGACCGCCGACaggatttcttatttttgtacCAAACACGGATTCCCTAAGCCCCCTTACTCTCCATTCAGAAGCCCTCCTCCAAATAATCAACTTAAGGTGTTTAATGTGGTCTTTCTTCTGGAAGGTTCCAGAATATTCTACCTAATGCAGATCTTGCCAAGACACTCACTGTGACCTTGAACCAGTTCTCCATGGTTCTGCCTTGTGTGTTCTCCTCCACTGCTCTCCCTGAAGGTTTTCCCTCCCTCCACATAGTGATATGGATTTGGTCTTCGTGATGCCATTTCACTCTCCTCCTGTTGCGTTGGATGGTATAAGGAGTgctgtggggatggggagaggaggaggagtccATGAATGCTAAGGGAGTCTTCCATACACCCTCCCCTCACAGACCCCAGGGCTACAGTTAGGACTGCTCAGCCATCATTCCATTTCTATCATCCTTCACTTTTTTAGTCAGAAAAGTAAGAGAGGACCACAGAGAGTGAATGAGTTGCACTGCCTCAGGGGCTAATACGTGCAAACCAGGCTGCCTGATCACTTACTGTCTTACTTGGCGGTCCTCGTGGACATCCCTCATCTCCACGTTTCCATTACCCTCCTTGCGGTGTGAACACGGATGCCCATATCTTCCATATTCACAATGAAGGTCTCTTTTGCCAAAATCACCCTGGAAAAAACTCccacctttctttcttccttgagaATAGCAACCACCATCATTGTGttctaaaataggaataaaaattaaagtttgaaGACACATCAGTGGTCCACCTAACAAGTACTACATCTTAAGCTAAACTCATGGTAGGGCAAGCAAAGTGCCCACCTGCCCCAAGGGACCAATCACACAAACCCCAGGAAGCAAactcctctgcctgcctgtctggACAAGAGAGCCTTATCTCACAAGTGGCACAATCACAGAAGAAATCTTGGAAGAGGAAGCAGCTGTGCTGAACCTTTTCAAAAATGGAGCAggttttataaagaacagaggtGTGTGCGTCCATGGGTCAGACTAGACACCAGCCACACACCAGGAAGCTGTCTTAATCTTGCCTCCTCTCAGGCTTCTCTAATCTAACGACGGCATCAATCCCTGGGAGGCAACCTCTCTCACACCTCCCACATCCATAATCAGCCACCAGACTGACTCCGTGAACAATCAGCAAGCTGCACTTCCTTTGCAGGTGCAGTACAGGCTCTAATGACATGTGGGACTGATGTGACGGCTTCCTAAACTGTCCGCCTGCCTCCAGTCTTGCCCACAGCAATGCTTGGTTTCAAATATCGAGAGAGCGCTTTCTTTTTGCGCAGTCTGAAATGCTTTCAGTCCAGGAGACAAGGCCTCCTAAACTCAGCTCTTCTATCATAAGGGTCTGAATGACAAACTGGAGTACCAAGCATCAACTACAATTTCCACATGTTTGTAGATTTCCCTGttatctttctacttttattccattaTGATCAGAGAACAAAcacactttgtatgatttcagttcttttggatttgttgaggtttgtttgATGGTCCAGGAGACGGTCTACTTTTGTGAATGCTACAAGACACTTTGAAGGGGGAAAAGGGGTACTCTGCTCTTGCTGGGTGGAGCATTCTATCTGTATTATTTAGATCCTGTTATTGTATTGATTCTATTATTCAGATCTTTTGGATCCTTGCTGGCTTTCTGTCTAATAATTCTATCGCTTGCTGAGAGGAGGGGGTTGAAGGCCCCAGCCATAACTGTGGATGTAGCTATTTCCCCACTCAGCTCCATCAGTGTTTGCTTCCTGTACTTTGAGGCTCTGGTGTTCCGTGCGTACACACTTAGGATCATTATGTCTTCCTGGTGGATTGATTCTTTCATCGTTATGTAAGGCCCGTCTTTGTCtctcattaattttcttttctcagatgtCTAGTTTATTGGATAATGTAGCCTCAGGTATGCTTATGAAGTGTTTTGGTTATATATCACCCTGTATTCACTCTTAGGAATGGCGTGGCTGTTTGCCCCTCTCCAACCCCCACTACCCACAAACATAGCTAATTCACCATGTGGCaagatttcaaagatttttttttttcatctacagAAGTAAGACAGTCTTAATTCTCTCTCCCACAGGTAGCTTCACCAAGGGCATTTTATTGTTACCATGGGCAACTGAAACAATATACCAGCAGACAGTAATTCTCCTGGGGTTTTTCTGGGGGGTGGGTAGGGTATGGGGATTAAGGCAATTAGACCATTAGAAGCCAGCATCCTCTTGGGCTCTAACATTTAAGGTTCTCTAGATTCTCTGTGTCATACATTTCATACACTAATTGCTACACGTTCTCTTAGGGCACACTTAGACGAATAAAAATTCGTTCACTGCTGATCTTTCTAGGATGTACTGATCATGGCCAGGCCTCAGATTAATACTTCTAGTGGGGTCAGGGGGCCATTACTTTCAGTGTATGATCCACTGTCGGGACAGTCTTGCTACCCACAACTTTTGGGACTTTCCCTGTATGGCGCTGAACATGAAATTAAGCATGGGTAAGAGTATTTGACCTAGACATTCCATGCGTTCGGTCCCGAAAACTTGGACGTGGCCTGGagtgctctctttctctcacactccACATCCAACTGGTCAGGATGGATACACCTTCTCTTGgctctacctttaaaatatatccagagtCTGGCCACTTCTCACCCCCTCCCTTGCTACCACCCTGGCCAGGTCACCAACACCTATCTTCTGGATTATGTTGTCTTCCAACTCTTCCCTCTGCTTTTACACTTGCTCCCTTACCATCTATTTTCAACACAGCAGGCAGAGTGACGTTTCAGAGCGTAAGTCACATcttgtcattcctctgctcaaaatcctaCAATAGGGGTTTGGGGCCCATCGATATGTTACAAAGCCGTGAGTCCATAAGAtactcaaaaacaacaacaaaaagatccTCACTGGTGTCATGTGGAGGACACCAGCGAACCAACTCATTTTCACGACAGCTCAcaaatgcaaggaaaaaaaaacaaatgctgaagTGAGGCTTAAGGGTGCATGGTCAATGTATGGTGTACAGAAAGAGTCAGAGTCATGTTTGAGAACCGACATTACTTTGGAAACCACTGAGAGGAAAGCGTAAAAGTGAGCTAGCCAACAGCTACCGCTACTACCTCAGGCAAAGCCTTGTGTTGAGAACCCCACAGAAGAGCCCCCATGTGATAAAAAGCCACAGAAAGGCCTGATGGACAGAGACACTGAGGACAAAACACACAGGCAACACATCCACTTACTGAACTCCTGCATCTCAGCACAATCCCTGTCTCGCAGTTGGGTTGCCAGAATCAAAGGCATTAACAGGAGTATTATAAAGCCGCTAGTGCTTCTCACCCAGACAGCCTGGGTGCCCCCTCAGTCTCCACCATGTCCTGGCTGATCCTCCCTCACAGACATAGTCGTGAGCATCCTTTATGACATCGTGTGTGTTCCTGCTGGTACTTCCTGTGTCATTTGGAATTTTGTCTACATCATTGCCATGCCACTGAGTACATGGAAACAGCATCCCTGCTGTGGTAAGGAAAGAATGGGGTGAGAAGGAAACCGACACTTGCCCAGCAGTAACCGACAATTTGCTCAGTTGTGGGCAAGCTCACTAGGTTTCTCTTGACCTCCTCACAGAAATGCCATGAGAATTGTATTCACAGTCCCTTTTCAGATCATGACTATTAGGCTCACAGACATTAGGTACATTTCCCAGGATTTCTCAGCCAAGTAAGTGGCAGAACAGGATTTGTGTCCTCGCCAATTGGTGTGCGCTCACACCCTGAGTGCTCCTCCAGCAAGTGCACTGGTTCGCTCTTAATTAAGGGTGAGCTTTCAGGTCTCACGGACAGATTTCTGTGAGCAGGCCAACGATGAGGTTTTGTGCTAGTCACTCCTGTTGGGGTGGGGACCAGGAGTCTTGCCCAGGTGGGAGAAATTCGTCTGGGTCCCAGGGTTTGCAGATTAGGAGTCACTTTGGGCTGGCAGTGTCTGGCATAGAATGGGGAGGGGCTAAAGacaatatttgttaaaagaaaacatgtgtCATTGACTTGGGATCATCAACAAAACCACTTTTGAGAATACCTCCATCTCAACCATTtctagtgcttttttttttctttacatcttgGTGTTTTAATATGTGAATGATTGTTCAAATTAAGGAAGTaatacatatggaagtaacattcatagggtgttgggcaggtggcagggaggagaggctgggtaacttcacacctaatgggtacggtgcgtgatgtctgggggttgggcacgcCTGTAGCTCCGACTTGGGCGattcaaaggcaatatatgtaaccaaattgtttgtacccccgtaatattctgaaataataaataaataaataaataagaaagtaataGAGCTCTCTGTACAAAAAAAGTAATGGAATGATACCCACGGGTTTGCCAGGATTACAGAGCATCCTCAGGGGTGGAGGCTAAAGGACCCAGTGGAGCACAGCTTGGGCTTTAGAGTGGGTCCGAGATTTTGAGTCCCTGCTCTACAGTTTCCCGGGAAAAGTACATGAGTATTTTTAAACATCAGAGATATTTTCCTAAAGATACCTAATGACATTTCCTCCAATAAACATTTCCAGTGTCCATGTGTGAGTCTAACTGCCTGCAATATGCTTAACCATTCAAAAGTCGTTCTTACACTTTGACCCAGACATTTCACGTTCTGaatttatcataaaaaatattctctgtctaaatgtatacatataattatatggCTGCACCTTACAGGCTCTTTGGGATGGAAGGACGATGGGACCAGAGGATGGCTGATATTGTCAGGACAGGGGTAGAAATGATTGTCTTTGGAGTCAGGTACAGATGGGAAAGAAGGTGCGTGAGTACCTGATACATAGAGTAAAGAGGCCAAGGGATGGATGTATGGGTCAGAAAGAGGAGGGCGAGTATTGGCAAGAGAATGAAACACACTTCAAAAAAGCCTCTGAGGAACTGAATTCACCCTAGCGATATGCTCCCCTCTGGAAACCCTCCTTTCTTTCCGTGTATACCTTGTCTGTCTCTGTTACTTCACCTTCAAGTGGAACACCAGAGAAACAGTTCCCATACAGTCTAAGAAAGGAGAGATGGTACAGGGCAACAGTGTGCAATGATGGGTCTTCTGGGCAGAAGGCTGGACAGAGTTAGGGGACGTTGGTTTCAGACACCACACCCATCACTGCCCACCAGACTTTGAGTCCTGTCCCCCTGCTTGCTTCAGCCCTAACACAGAGTCGCACATTATTGGTTATGGGCATAGGATGTGAGGTCAGATCCatcaggatttgaatcctggtGCTAAATTCTATGGTCCAGGGCAAGTAACTTTAACCTCACTGTGACTCAcgttctccccccaccccccgccacacacacactaTATCAAGGATAGTAATAGTTTCTATTTCATGGggttattgtaaaaattaaatgagataacatacgGAAATACATGGAAAGCACCTGGAGAAATGACTGTGACCTAAGAAGCACTATAAATAAGTTGGCTATCACCAGATCAAGTAATTAGTACCACATTTAGCATTGAGTGAGGGATGAATATATGTTAGTTGCATTTGTTGCTATTAGTCCTCctggaaatgagaaggaaaacaggagggTGAATGGGAACTGGTTACCCTGTCACCCTGTATTTTACAATGTGGCAGTAGTGAAACAGGGTAGCCCCGGTGGGCAATAATCTGACATATGGATTAAGGGaaccaaaataaaaaactcagaGACTGACACAGGCATATGGAAGGATTCAAGGGGGGCAGTGCTTAAGTTCCTATTCCCAATCTTTGGGGGGAAAATGCATTATTGTTGAAGAAACGGTTCAGGTTGAAGTGGAAGACTACAAGAAACAAGGTAGCATATTTTTCACACCAGATGatacaaagagatagaaaacaggTTATACAACTATATATTACAGTATGATTcctcaaaagaaaatgttaatgaaatattatgtttttgtgtgtaaatataaAGAAGTCAAGGTAAAGGAGCACCTGAGAGTGTTAACCATGTGTAGAAATGGGTTGTTGGAAtaagaatagttttatattttcataccCATGCTTTACTTGTAAAAAGGATGCTTACAGCTAAGCTGGGGTTTTGTCAGGTGCTTGGGGAGAAGCACTTTTCCTATTGACACATTATACAGCATAACAGAAACAATTTATTATCAATAATCAGATGTATCTTCTCTCTGATTAGGAAGATGATCACTTCTGACGATTCACCCAACTTCTCCTGATCCCAGGTTCCTTATATGTAACAGTCAGGGATTAGGGCTAACCACCACctcaatcaagatacagaacatatACCACACCACACCCCAAAAGGTTCCCAGTTGATCTCATCATCCCTTGGCCCCATGCAAACCTTGATCCGCTTTCGGTTACTATATATTAGTTTTCCTGTTCTAGCATTTCATATAGATGAAATCATACACCCTGCACTcctttgtatctggcttcttgaGCTCGGCAGGATGtttttgagatccatccatgttcttgactttttcttgctgagtaatattccattatatggagaTTGCAtaatttgtttacatttgttgttgttttaatgaagtttcaggagaaaaggaaagtagaTCCCTGCCTTCATTAAGCCACCTTTCTTGGACAGTCTTCTATTCTTTTACAGTGGATATAAGTTCATCCTTTATCACTCCTCTATCGCTCTGGGGAAATATTATATTAAGGTCTTTTCcagtcttttctaattttttcgtATCCCCCCAGTGTCAATTGTTGGATTTGTTGAGTTTGTGCTGGCCCTTCCATGCTGACCCTGGGTTGTGACTGTCATCTGCAGAGGTTTCACTGCTGAATCAGCCCTGGGCTCACAGATGCTTGGCTTTAATCCATACCTTGTTCTGGCCTTGCCAGCAGCCTAGCTTCATCCCAGACACAGCCTGTGGTGGCCTCTGCTTTACCACCACGTTTTCCCATTcccttgtcttttaaaaagacattctTCTCCATTCCTTACATAGGAACATTCATTTCATATTTCCAGTGTAGCTATgtatttgttattattgttgttgtagTATCATTATTCCAAAACtgcaattataaaattttaaaagtaagcatTGTAAAATGTTTGCACTCTCATCATTTAAACTGTTCAAGTAGTTCACAACCATGATTACATATCAGAGCCA belongs to Eulemur rufifrons isolate Redbay chromosome 30, OSU_ERuf_1, whole genome shotgun sequence and includes:
- the LOC138378928 gene encoding nuclear RNA export factor 2-like; translation: MRDVHEDRQVRHTPYTIQRNRRRVKWHHEDQIHITMWREGKPSGRAVEENTQGRTMENWFKVTIPYGIKYERTWLMNSIQSHCSVPLTPVDFHYFKNRAQFFVQDARTASALKDVSYKICDEQNRKISIFVNPSIVPYSVQNKLKPEQMEQLKLTMNKRYDVFQQALDLQKLRFDPDLVGCDMDIILNRRNCMAATLQIIERNFPELLSLNLRNNRLYRLDGLSDIIEKAPKVKILNLSKNELKTVGELDKIKGLKLEGLWLEGNPLCSTFPDQSAYISAIHDYFPKLLCLDGQEFSPPMITDVEVPELVKPCQESHKGFETLKSLVLQFLQQYYSIFDYGDRQVLLDAYHEEACFSLTIPYTPKDPALSSLCEYFKESRNLKMLKDPYLRRQLLKHTKRDIVDSLSVLPKTQHDLSSFLVDVWFQTERMLCFSVSGLFKEVEGKCQDSVLAFTRTFITTPGRNSSVCIVNDELFVRETSSKETQSTLSIPMPTPCSSSMPTLSQEQQEMVQAFSTQSGMKLQWSHKCLQDNEWNYTRAGQIFTLLQAKGKIPEEAFRQIP